The genomic stretch CCTCGGCGTAGATGCGCGCGAGCGGGCTGTCGCCGGACACTCCGAGGCTGCCGCAGATCTGCAACGCGCGATCGACGATCCGCCCGACCGCCTCGCCCACGTGCGCCTTGGCCACCGACGACTCGTGCCGCGCCGGCTGTCCCTGGTCCAGCGCCCAGGCGCACTGCCAGATCAACGCGCGGCTGGTCTCGACGTCGATGACCGACTGCGCGATGCGCTCCTGGACCATGCCGAGCTCGGCGAGCTTGGACCCGAAGGCCTCGCGCTCGCCGGCCCGGTCGATGGCCGTGTCGAGCGCCCGCCGAGCCAGGCCGAGCCAGCGCATGCAGTGCGTCAGGCGCGCCGGCGCGAGACGCACCTGCGCGTAGCGAAAGCCCTCGCCCACCGCCCCGAGCACCGCATCCTCCGGCACGCGACAATCCTGGAAGACCACCTCGGCATGGCCACCCGGAAACGAACGGTCCATCGCATCGACGACGCGCTCGATGCGCCAGCCCGGGTTCTCGGCATCGACCAGGAACATCGTTGCGCCCTCCGGCGCGCGCGCCATGCAGATCGCGAACGCCGCTCCCTCGGCGCCGGTGATGAACCACTTGCGCCCGGTGATCGACCAGCCGCCATCCACGCGCGTCGCCGTCGTCTGCAACATCGACGGGTCCGACCCGGCGCCCGGAGCGGGCTCGGTCATCGCGAAGCACGATCGGGTGTCCCCGGCCGCCAGCGGAGCCAGATAGCGATCGCGCTGCTCGTCGGTCGCGATGAGATGCAGCATGTGCATGTTGCCCTCGTCCGGCGCCGCGCAGTTCAGCGCCTGCGGCCCCAGGATGCTGTATCCGGCCTCCTCGAACACGACCGCCATCCCGCGGGTGTCGAGCCCCAGGCCGCCAAGCTCGCGCGGGACCTGCGGGGCGAACACCCCGGCCGCGCGAGCGGCACCCTGCAACTCGCGGCGCAGGCCCTCGTCGAGCCCATGCTCGGACCGGTCGCGCGGCTCGGCGGCGATCACCACGTCGGCCACGAACGCCCGAGCGCGGTCGCGCAGCTCCACGACGTCGTCGGGTAGCGAGAAGTCGATCATTGCGCGGTCCAGCCTCCGTCGATGTAGATGGTCGTGCCGGTGATGTACGTGGACGCGGCACCGGCGAGGAACAACACGGCGGGGACGACCTCGGCCGTCGCGCCGAACCGCGCCATGGGGATCCGGCCAAGCAGCGACTCGCGCCAGCGGGGATGATCGAGCAGCCCGGTCGTCATATCCGTCTGCAGATAGCCGGGCGCCACGGCGTTGACCCGCACCCCACGATCGGCCCACTCGACCGCGAGCGTGCGCGTCACCATCTCCAGGCCGCCCTTGCTCGCCGCGTAGGCGAGCGTCCGCTCATGCGCGCGGATGCCGTGGATCGACGACACGTTGACGATGCTGCCGCCGCCGGCCGCCTCCAACAGCGGCAGCGCCGCACGGCAGCACCGCAACGGCGCGGTCAGGTTGACGTCCAGCACGTCGGCCCAATCGGCATCCTCGAGCCGCTCGCTTCGCACGAACGCGGCGCTGATGCCCGCGTTGTTGACCAGCACGTCCACGCGCCCCCAGCGCTCGCGCGCCACCGCGGCGGCGCGCTCGACCACGTCACGGTCGGCGATCGAGCCGGCCACCGCTGCCGCCTCCCCGCCGTGCGCACGGATCTCGGACACGATCGCGTCCAGGCGCTCCTGCGAACGGGCGCTCAGCAGGACCGCGGCGCCGGCACCCGCCATCGCGTAGGCGACCGAGCGACCCAGCCCGCGGCTCGCGCCCGTCACCCACGCCACCTTGCCGTCCAGCCGCAGCCCCGGCGGATCCGTCAGCAGACCGATGTCGTCGGCGGCGCTCACAGCAGCGTGTCCATCAACCGGGCGAACGACTCGGTCGCGCGGCGCTGAGCGGCGGCCGGCTCAAGCTGCTGGACGAGCAGGCCCTGCAGCGCCGCGTTGACGGTGTCGCCCACCGCCGCGGGATCGACGTCGTCGCGGATCGAACCGTCGGCCTGCCCGGCGGCGACGAGCTCGGTCATGTACGCGCGCTGGCGCCGCTGCACGCGCAGCGCGATCGCCGCCAGGTGCGGACGCGACGAACCCGCTTCGACGTGCAGGCGCAGCAGCAGCCGGTAGAACGGCGTCCCGGACCCATACAGCCGAGCGGTCGCGTCGATCAGCCCCTGCAGCCGCTCCCGGCCCGCACCCGTCCCGCTCGCGGCGACGACGCGCTCGGCGTGCCGACGGACCGCCTCCTTGTAGACCTCCTCGACCAGCTGCTCCTTGGAGCCGAAGTGGTGATACAGCGCGCCCTTCGTCACCCCCACGTCAGCCGCGATCACATCGAAGCTCGTATCCGCGCCGCCCTCCGCGAACCGCGAGATCGCAGCCTCCAGCAGGCGTTCGCGGGTGACACGACCGGATTCGACACGACTGGTGGCAGCGGTCACATCTCCAAGCATACCTACGCGTATGTATGCTGGCGTCGTCGAAGGAGAGCCCGCATGCATGTCCCGCTGACCACCGCAGACTTCTGCTACCGCGCCCGGACCGTTCACGCCGAGCGCCTCGGCGCGATCGACGAAGCCGGTTTCTCCGGCGAGCTGGGCCGCCTGACCTACGGCGAGCTGATGCTGCGCTGCGACGGGATGGTGCGCGCGTTGGACCGCATGGGCATCGCGCCCGGCGACAGGATCGCGATCATCTCGCCCAACGCGACCAAGCTGCTCATCGCGCTCTACGCGACGACCGGCACCGGGCGCATCCTGGTGCCGATCAACTTCCGCCTGACCGCCGAGGAAGCGCAGTACATCGTCGAGGACTCCGGCGCGTCGCTGCTGCTCGTCGACCCCGAGCTCGACGAACGTCTCGCCTCGGTGACCGGGCCGCGGCGGATCGTCCTCGACGGCGAGGCCGACGCCGAGCTGTTCGCTCCCGCCGACGACGCGCTCGAGTGGGCCCCGGTCGCAGAGGAGGCGCCGGCCACGATCAACTACACGTCCGGCACGACAGCGGCGCCGAAGGGCGTCATCCTCACGCACCGCAGCCACTGGCTCAACGCAACAGCGGTCGGGTGGGGCTTCGGCCTGGCCGAGGGCGACCGCTACCTGCACACGCTGCCGATCTTCCACGTCAACGGCTGGGGCCTTCCGCTCGCCTGCGCCGCGCTCGGCGTCCCCCAGATCATCCAGCGCGAGGTCCGTGGACCCGAGATCCTCCGCCGCGTCGACGACGAGGCGATCACGCTGCTCTGCGGCGCCGCCCCCGTCGCCGCCACGATCGAGCAGGCAGCCCAGGCCCTGCGCGCCGCCGGCCGGCCCGTTCCCGGGGACGGAACCACGCGGATGGTGTCCGGCGGCGCGCCCACCCCGGCGGCCGTCATCGAGCAGTTCGAGCACGCGACGGGCTGGGAGATGATCCACGCCTACGGCCTCACCGAGACCGGGCCCGTGCTGACCGCCAACCGCGTTCTCCCCTCCGAGGGACTCTCGCCCCGCGACCGCGCCGAGCGCCTCGCCGCGGCCGGCGCGCCGCTGCTCGGCGTTCGACTGGCCGTCGACGAGGAAGGCGAGGTGCTCGCCCGCACGGCCAAGGCGATGGACGGCTACTGGAACAAGCTTGACGTGTCCGAAGCGGCCATCCGCGACGGGTGGTTCATCACCGGCGACGGCGGCACCTTCGAGGACGGCGTCCTGCGCATCACCGACCGCAAGAAGGACGTCATCGTCACCGGCGGCGAGAACGTCTCCTCCCTCCAGGTCGAAGCCGTCCTCTACCAACACCCCGACATCGTCGACGCCGCCATCATCGGCGTCCCCCATGAACGCTGGGGCGAGACGCCCAAAGCCCTTGTCGTCCTCCGTCACGGAGCCACGTTCGACGAGCAGGCGATCATCGCCCACTGCAAGCAGCACCTCGCCGGCTTCAAGTGCCCGACCTCGGTCGAGCAGCGCGACGACCTCCCCCGCACCGCCACCGGCAAGGTCCAGAAGTTCGTGCTGCGCCAGCCGTACTGGCCCTGACCCATCACCGGCCGAGAACACCTCGAGGAGACTGCGCTCACGCACCTCGATTACCGTGAACCAGGCCGTGCGGGGCGCCGAGCACTGCGGCCGCCATCTCCATGACTCAGTTCCACAACGCCCAGCGATGACATCATTGCGTTCGGAGTCACAACGAAAGGTGACTCCAGGGGGACGCCGGTCGAGAGCACCTATGCTGGCCCCGATCTTCGAAAGGGACTCTTGTGTCTGATCTTCTCGAGCGTATTCACGTCGAGATTCGTGAGCGGCTTGCGTTGAGTCGTGCCGCTGTTGACGAGTACGAACGGTTGGAACGAGCGCTCTCCGCGCTCGAGCAGGAGACGCCTGACGCGCCGCCACCGGCCGCGAGCCCAACCGCGCCTCGTCCACGGCGACGGCGACCGGCCGCGCGAACCGCATCGGTGCGCGCGGGTCGCAGGAGCAACCGTGAGGCGTTGATCGGTGCGGTGCGCGAGCGGGCGGGCATGACCCGCGAGGAGATCTGCGAAGCCACCGGGCTGTCGGCATCAGTGGTCAGCCAGGGACTGCGCCGCCTCGTGGCGAGTGACGTTCTGACGAAGACAGAAGTTGCCGATGGTGCTCCGGTGTATGGCGTCGCGCAGCCAAGCGAGCCGCCGGCGGACGTCACCCCGGAAGCGACTGCGGGCCCGCAGGAGGCCGTCGCGGTCGTCGAAGACGCCGACGCTGCAGCCGCCCCCGCGTCCACACCTGAACCTGGAGAGGTCGCCGGCGAGACTCCCCCCGTCGAGGAACCTGCCGCTCAGACGGGCGATACCACGCAGGGGACCGATGCCACGCAGGCGGCCGCACCCGCGCAGGCTGCGGCTGAGGACGGCGCGGCCTCGTCTGAGCCGGGCCGTCGGCGCGCGGGCGCGAAGAGGCAGACCTCGAACGTGCGCCGCAACGCAAGGCGGTCCGCCGCGTCGCCCGCGACCGGGCCGCCCTCGGTCGCAGCCGAGGTTGCCGCACAGGACGACGTCGCCCCCTCGACCGCGACTGCATCGGTCGCCGGCGACGCGCCCGCCGCCGATACGAGCGCCCCCCCGACTCGCGCGAAGCGCCAGGCGCCGGCGACGCGCAAGAAGCCGAAGCGGACCACCACCTCGGCAGCGAGATCGTCCGCCAAGCCGCCAAGCCGTGCCAAGGCGTCGAGCAAGCAATCGCGCTCCAGCGCGAGTGGCAGCCGGCGTCAGCGGCCACCAGCAGCGCGCGAGAACCGCGGCAACTCCGACGCACCGAGCGGCAAAGAGGACTCCACGCCCGGCTCCTGAGTGACCGCTCGGCCGTCGGGTGGAGGCGCCCGTCTCTTGCGGGCGCCGGGGCGTGAGGCTTGATGCTCCCGCTGCACCCACGAGACCCGAACACCAACCAGGCGGTCGCAGTGGAGCTCCGAACCGACCGAGACGTCCTGGACCGCCGCTTCTCGCGCGACGCACGAGCGCTTCCGCGCAAGCGCGCAGTGCAGGTGGCAGGCGAAGGCGAGCGCGACGCCGTAGGCTTCGGAGCATGGCGAAGCGCCAGCAGCGCTCGGCTTCGCAGCAATCGGCCGCCCCGCAGCCCGGTCAGCCGTTTCCGAAGAAGGTCTACGAGCGGGAGCTGATCCGGCTCCAGGGCGAACTGGTCAAGCTCCAGGAGTGGATCCGCGCCGAGGGCGCACGGCTCGTGATCGTCTTCGAAGGGCGCGATGCCGCCGGCAAGGGCAGCACGATCAAGCGCGTCACGCAGTACCTCAACCCGCGTGTCGCCCGCATCGCCGCGCTTCCCGCCCCGACCGAGCGCGAGCGCGGCCAGTGGTACTTCCAGCGCTACATCGCACACCTTCCGGCCGCCGGCGAGATCGTCCTCTTCGACCGCTCGTGGTACAACCGCGCGGGTGTCGAGAAGGTGATGGACTTCTGCACTGCCGAGGAGTACCACCGCTTCCTCCACCAGTGCCCGATCTTCGAGCGGATGCTCGTCGAGGACGGCATCCTTCTGCGCAAGTACTGGTTCTCCGTGAGCGACGCCGAGCAGCAGGCCCGGTTCAAATCACGCCTCAAGGATCCGATGCGGCAGTGGAAGCTCTCGCCGATGGACCTGCAGTCGATCGTCCGTTGGGAGGACTACTCGCAGGCGAAGGACCAGATGATGGTCCACACCGACATCGCCGAGGCTCACTGGTTCGTCGTCGAGAGCGACGACAAGCGGCGCGCGCGTCTGAACATGATCGCCCACCTGTTGTCGTCACTGGACTACGACGACGTCGCCCATCCATCGCTGAAGCTGCCGAAGCGCCCGCCTCCACGCGGCTACGAGCGGCCGCCCCGCGAGACGCAGACCTACGTGCCGGACCACGCCGCGTCGCTGCTGTCCTGAGCCCCGGAGCCTCCGAGACAGGGGCAGCCGCGCCGCTGCTCCGGGCTGATCTGACAGCAAGGACCTCCTCGGTGACCGGCGGGAGAAATGGCGTGCCGCCACCGACGACGATCGGGTAGCGGAACATCCGTAGCTCGTCGACGAGGCCGAGCTCGACCGCCTGCGTGGCCGGCCGGGCGCCGCCGATCGAGACATGCTTGTCGGTCGCGTCGAGCGCCGCGGCGGCCTCCTCGGCCAGTGGCGCCTCGGCGAGCCGGGCGTTCCGCTGCACGCTGCCGAGCGTCCGGCTGAACACGACCTTCGGGATCGCGCACCAGACGTCGGCGAACGCCGCCCCGGACTCGGTTTCCCGCATCGACGGGTCCATCTCCCACACCA from Capillimicrobium parvum encodes the following:
- a CDS encoding SDR family NAD(P)-dependent oxidoreductase, yielding MSAADDIGLLTDPPGLRLDGKVAWVTGASRGLGRSVAYAMAGAGAAVLLSARSQERLDAIVSEIRAHGGEAAAVAGSIADRDVVERAAAVARERWGRVDVLVNNAGISAAFVRSERLEDADWADVLDVNLTAPLRCCRAALPLLEAAGGGSIVNVSSIHGIRAHERTLAYAASKGGLEMVTRTLAVEWADRGVRVNAVAPGYLQTDMTTGLLDHPRWRESLLGRIPMARFGATAEVVPAVLFLAGAASTYITGTTIYIDGGWTAQ
- a CDS encoding AMP-binding protein, giving the protein MHVPLTTADFCYRARTVHAERLGAIDEAGFSGELGRLTYGELMLRCDGMVRALDRMGIAPGDRIAIISPNATKLLIALYATTGTGRILVPINFRLTAEEAQYIVEDSGASLLLVDPELDERLASVTGPRRIVLDGEADAELFAPADDALEWAPVAEEAPATINYTSGTTAAPKGVILTHRSHWLNATAVGWGFGLAEGDRYLHTLPIFHVNGWGLPLACAALGVPQIIQREVRGPEILRRVDDEAITLLCGAAPVAATIEQAAQALRAAGRPVPGDGTTRMVSGGAPTPAAVIEQFEHATGWEMIHAYGLTETGPVLTANRVLPSEGLSPRDRAERLAAAGAPLLGVRLAVDEEGEVLARTAKAMDGYWNKLDVSEAAIRDGWFITGDGGTFEDGVLRITDRKKDVIVTGGENVSSLQVEAVLYQHPDIVDAAIIGVPHERWGETPKALVVLRHGATFDEQAIIAHCKQHLAGFKCPTSVEQRDDLPRTATGKVQKFVLRQPYWP
- the ppk2 gene encoding polyphosphate kinase 2, which gives rise to MAKRQQRSASQQSAAPQPGQPFPKKVYERELIRLQGELVKLQEWIRAEGARLVIVFEGRDAAGKGSTIKRVTQYLNPRVARIAALPAPTERERGQWYFQRYIAHLPAAGEIVLFDRSWYNRAGVEKVMDFCTAEEYHRFLHQCPIFERMLVEDGILLRKYWFSVSDAEQQARFKSRLKDPMRQWKLSPMDLQSIVRWEDYSQAKDQMMVHTDIAEAHWFVVESDDKRRARLNMIAHLLSSLDYDDVAHPSLKLPKRPPPRGYERPPRETQTYVPDHAASLLS
- a CDS encoding TetR/AcrR family transcriptional regulator, translating into MTAATSRVESGRVTRERLLEAAISRFAEGGADTSFDVIAADVGVTKGALYHHFGSKEQLVEEVYKEAVRRHAERVVAASGTGAGRERLQGLIDATARLYGSGTPFYRLLLRLHVEAGSSRPHLAAIALRVQRRQRAYMTELVAAGQADGSIRDDVDPAAVGDTVNAALQGLLVQQLEPAAAQRRATESFARLMDTLL
- a CDS encoding acyl-CoA dehydrogenase family protein; its protein translation is MIDFSLPDDVVELRDRARAFVADVVIAAEPRDRSEHGLDEGLRRELQGAARAAGVFAPQVPRELGGLGLDTRGMAVVFEEAGYSILGPQALNCAAPDEGNMHMLHLIATDEQRDRYLAPLAAGDTRSCFAMTEPAPGAGSDPSMLQTTATRVDGGWSITGRKWFITGAEGAAFAICMARAPEGATMFLVDAENPGWRIERVVDAMDRSFPGGHAEVVFQDCRVPEDAVLGAVGEGFRYAQVRLAPARLTHCMRWLGLARRALDTAIDRAGEREAFGSKLAELGMVQERIAQSVIDVETSRALIWQCAWALDQGQPARHESSVAKAHVGEAVGRIVDRALQICGSLGVSGDSPLARIYAEVRPFRIYDGPTETHHWAIARRAVRDRERARADVRA